The Pseudomonas sp. KU26590 genomic sequence GGAGGGGGTTGACCTGGATGCGGTGTTCACCGCGCTGCCGAAGGTGCTGGAGGATGACAAGGCGTTTGCGGAGTTGTTGAGTTAGGGAAAGCAATCATGGTCTGAAGTGGATGGCGCCTGAACCGGCCTCTTCCCGGCTGAAGCCGGTCCCACAAATTGACCGCGGTCCGACTGACACAACGCGGTCAACCTGTAGGACTGGCTTCAGCCGGGAAGGCGTCAGGCGTCACGCTGCAAAACTGACGGCGCTCACTCAGGCCCCTTCCCGGCTGAAGCCGGTCCCACTAATAGATCCCATGCACCCAGATAAACAGGCGGTGACCTCGACTGTGGGACCGGCTTTAGCCGGGAAGGCGTCAGGCGTCACGCTGCAAAACTGATGGCGCTCACTCAGGCCTCTTGCCGGCTGAAGCCGGTCCCACTAATGGATCGCGGTCTGACTGACACAACGCGGTCAACCTGTAGGACTGGCTTTAGCCGGGAAGGCGTCAGGCGTCACGCTGCAAAACTGACGGCGCTCACTCGGGCCTCTTCCCGGCTGAAGCCGGTCCCACTAACAGATCGCATGCACTCAGAAAAACGGGCGATGACCTCGACTGTGGGACCGGCTTCAGCCGGGAAAGCGTCAGGCGTCACGCTGCAAAACTGATGGCGCTCACTCAGGCCCCTTCCCGGCTGAAGCCGGTCCCACTAACAGATCGCATGCACTCAGAAAGACCGGCGGAGACCTCGACTGTAGGACTGGCTTCAGCCGGGAAAGCTGCAGGCGTCACGCTGCAAAACTGATGGCGCTCACTCGGGCCTCTTCCCGGTTGAAGCCGGTCCTACTAGTATCAGCGCACAGCCGCTCTTGAGGACCTGTGCATGCCTGATGTTCCTGACACCCACGTCGATACCCTGCTTCACTGGATGCACGACCGCTCGTTCGTCGTGCTAACTGGCGCCGGTATCAGCACCTCTTCCGGGATTCCGGATTACCGCGACAGCGAGGGCGTGCGCCGGGGTCGGCAGCCGATGATGTTTCAGGAATTCCTCAATGCCCCTGAAGCCCGGCGTCGTTACTGGGCCCGGGCAATGCTCGGCTGGCCGCGTGTTCGTGTCGCGCAACCCAATCCGGCCCACGAGGCGATTGCGCGCTTGCAGCAGCACGACCTCATCAGTGGCGTGATCACCCAGAACGTCGACACCTTGCACGATCAGGCCGGCAGTCATGATGTGGTGGAATTGCACGGCAGCCTGCATTGGGTGCTGTGCCTGGACTGCGGCCAGCGCACCGAGCGCGACATCATTCAATTGACCCTGGTCGAGCAAAACCCCTACCTGGCGGGGGTTGATGCGGTGCAGGCGCCCGATGGCGATACCCTGCTCGACCCGGCTTTCGAGGAGCGCTTCCAGGTGCCCCACTGCCCCCACTGCGGGGGTGAACGCATGAAACCTGACGTGGTGTTTTTCGGCGAGAACGTCGCGCCACCCACGGCGGCCAAGGCCATGCAGCGCGTGGAAGAAGCCCAGGGCCTGCTGGTCGTGGGCTCATCGCTGATGGCGTTTTCGGCGTTTCGTCTGTGCCGCGCCATCCGCGATCAGGGCAAACCGCTGATCGCCATCAACCTGGGCAAAACCCGGGCGGATGACCTGCTCAATCTGAAGATCGAAGCGTCGTGCGAGGTGCTGTTGCCGGCGTTGGCGGAACGGTTGCTGGAGGCGTAGGCATTGAAGGCCTCTTCGCGGGCAAGCGCGCTCCTACAAAGACCGTGTTGAAGAAAATCCGGCATACAGCCAGTCACACGTCTAAACGCAGCGAATCCCCGGCAACGCCGCCAAAGCCCGGTCCCATACCTGCCGCGTCCTCACCCACGCCACTTCCTGCCAGTCCGGGTCCGCGGGGTAAAACTGCTCCAGCAGCCCTTCCTTGATCCGCCGCCCGGTCTCGTCCAGCGGATCGCCGTGCAGGTGCAGCCAGTGATCATCACGCAAATGCCCGTGCACCGCCGCGCCCGGGTATGTGCCGCACTCAATGACAAACGGCATCAAGTGCACCCCCGGCAGCGCGTCGAGGAGCATCTGCGAGGTATAGCCGGTCGATGTCGCCGCGACACCCGTTTCGCTAACCCGATTGGCACCGGTGATCAGCGTGAACAGCCACGGCCCGAACAACGCCTTGGCATCGTCCAGCGCCGGATAGGCTGACTCGACGATGCTCATCAGCATCGGATGACCGTAATCCCCGGCGCCGGTGTGCAGGTCGAAACAGGTCACCACTTCGGCGTCCCGCAAGTAACGCCCGACGATGGCGCGCAGGGTGCGATTGGACCAACTCGGCTCGCTGCCGCCGAAAAACAGGCCGTCAGGGAATGCGTACTGCCCCGCCTCCACCACCGACATCAACCCTGCCCAACCCCGCGCGTCGATCGCTGCCTGAAACATCGCATCAGCATGATCGCGCTTTGGTCCGCGCAACTGCTCGCAGGCATAAATGTTGTGGACGTCGGCGTAGGCGCGGTTGTCCGGCAGCGGCTTGCTGAAGTCCAGGTAGTTGCGGTTCTGATCGAGGTTGTCCTCATTGACCCGGCGCATCCACGCCGTGCCCCAAGGGTTGATCAGGTGGATCATCAAGATCGCCACGCCCTCGGGGAGCGAGCGTGGGTCAAACCCCTCGAGCCAGCGGCTCTGGCAATCGGAGCCGTAATAACCCTCGACGCCATGGGTGCCGCTCAACGCCACCAGCACCCGCTGCGCATCCGGGTCGCCCAGCCAGGCCACGTCCGTGGTCAGGGTCTCGCCAAACGGCCCCGGCATCGGGTGGACGTATTCGCTTAACCGCGCCCCAGCTGCCGTCGCGGCTGCAAGGAAGCGCTCGCGAAGCTGGCGATAACCCGGACGATCAGGAAAAAAGTGGCTCATTGATGCTCTCCATAGACCATGCGACAGCGCGGCCATAGCCGGGATAGACAAGCCGACAGCCACGCTAAAAAGGGCACTGCGTCAAAAATGTTACAACCGGACACGTTTTGGCACACTTCTTTCTAGTGTTTCTCTTGTGGAACGTCAGTACCACGAAACGCTTCGCGTCCAGCCCAAGCTGCCGCGAGTCTACGCTGCCAAACGGTGCGCACAACGCACCCATGGGCAGGAACCGGACATTACCCCGTCCGAAACAGTGCAGGACGCCGACCAGAAGTCTGGCGTCCGTCGATAAGGAATTCGATTCGTGCCAGACATGCGCCCTTCACACCCGATCCGCCTACACCGCGCCTTGCTTTTTCCGCTGCACGCATCCGTCAGCGAGCCTGCCATCCGCCCCATCTCCCTTCAGCGCTCCGGCTGAAACGCAACGCCTATTCGCTGCAGTGCCCGACATTTTTTTGATGTTAATGGCTGTCGCTTTTATAGCGATCAGGTAGCCACTTTTTATTGCTCCTGTTCGGCACAGGTGCGCCTACCCCACTAAAAGTTTTAATAGCGCGGGATCGCTCGCTGTTCATTCACGCACACTAAAAACCATCACTGATCGTTTTTAAGAAGTGCGCGCGAACGATAACGACCCTTCACACTCTGACCGACAAGTCACACGTTCAGGACACACCACAATGATCACTTGAACGCTCACGCACCAACTTGCACCTACTTAATCACGTTTGGTGCATTGCACTTCTGATCCAACCGGAACAGGTCAACGCGCAAACACGCGGTGAACCTGAGTGGATAGGTTCGCCCCCTGGTCAGGCAACTTGCCCTGCTTCTATAGAGCCAACTGAGACAGAACTGATGAAATTCGCTAAAAAGTTACAGGAATGCGACATCGCCCCGATCCAGGCCAGAAATGGCGGCCCAGAGCCCTGCACTGGCATAGCGGTTGCAATAGCGATCATCGTTAGGTAGTCATTCTGAAACAAAGACGTACATCTCCGTACTCAACAAGCATTCAGGGAACTGCAATGTCGTCTCCATAGCTAACGCGCAGCAGCACTTATATAAGAGTGGTTCTTTAAAGACCTGCTCCCCCAGGCCTCGTGCTACCGACAGCACGGACGTCAACTTCAAACACGGCAACTTGTTTGAACGGACCCTTATTGCCCTTCAACCACCCGAGGGAGCTTTAATGAATGACGCGGTAAAAACGAAAGCCATACCTGACCCGGCGCCGGACGCACTGTCCATGGCCTGGCCGCGTATTCCTTTCAAGGAAAACACATCGCGCCCTGGTGAACTAAGCCGCACGCACGTGTTGATATTGATTGCCGCCTCGGTCCTTATTCACGGCGCCCTCTGGTGGTATATGCAGACCGCTAAAGCCGACGTCCCGGAAGTTGCGCCGCAAGTGCCCGAAATGACCGTGGAATTGACCAGCCCGACACCGCCAACCCCGGAAACTCCACCTGAGCCACCACCACCGCCGCCTCCACCTGAGCCACCTCCGCCTCCACCGCCGCCTCCTGAACCGGAGCAGCCGGTCGAGGACCCCGACGCCGCCAAGCCGCCGCCAAAACCGGTGGAAAAGCCGAAGGTCGAGAAGCCCAAGCCGGTCAAGAAGCCTGAACCGGTGAAAAAGCCAACACCGCCCGCCCCTGCTGCACCCGCTGCGCCGAGCACACCTGCGCCGGCCGCACCGTCGCCATCCCCTGCACCGCCAGCGCCGGCACCGGCACCGGCCAAGGAATCGGCCGCGATTTCCGGGCTCGCCAGCCTGGGCAACCCGCCACCGGAATACCCCGGCGCGGCGCTGCGCAAAGGCATGGAAGGCCGCGTGATCCTGCGCATCAAGGTGTTGCCGAACGGCCGCGCCGGCACGGTCGAGGTGACCAAATCCAGCGGCAAGCAGGTGCTGGACGATGCGGCGGTAGAGACGGTGCGCAACTGGAAGTTTGTTCCGGCCAAGCGCGGCGACACCCCGATCGAAGGCTTCGCGACGCAAACCATCGACTTCAAGCTGCCCGAATGAACCCGGTCAGCCAATCAACAACAACTTTTTATAGAGCGGGTGAGGTGTAACCATGAACGAATCGATCTCTTCGATGATTGTCCCCGGCGTACTCTGGGCGCTGGTAGTGTTTTCAGTGCTGAGCTGGGGACTGTTGCTGATCAAATCCGCGCAGTACTTACGCTTAAAGACCCAGAACAAACAGTTCACCAAAGCCTTCTGGGCGGCGCCGGATCTGCTCACCGCCGCCGAGCACTCCACGCAGTACCCGGGTTCACTGGCGCGGATCGCCAACAGCGGTTTCGAAGCGATGGCGGTGGATGACACCCCGCGCAACACCCAGCAACTCGCCCACACCATCAACCGCTCCGACCGCCTGGAACGCAACCTGCGCCAGCAGATCCAGAAAGAACGCCGCGCCCTGGAAGCCGGTCAGGCCATCCTCGCCAGTATCGGCAGCACCGCGCCGTTCATTGGCCTGTTCGGCACGGTCTGGGGGATCATGGAAGCGTTGCAAAGCATCGGCGCCAGCGGTTCGGCGAGCCTGGAAACCGTGGCCGGCCCTATCGGTCACGCCCTGATTGCCACCGGTGTCGGCATCGCCGTCGCAGTCCCGGCAGTGCTGATCTACAACTTCTTCCTGCGTCGCCTCAAGCTCGCCGTCGCCGACATGGATGATTTCGCCCACGACTTCGACGCCCTCGCCCAACGCAGCGCCTTCGCCATCAACCGTCAGGCCATCGCCAGCAAGCACAGCCAGGCTGTGCGGGAGGCGAGCTGATGTCGTTCTCCACCCAAGACAGCGATGAAGTGCTCAGCGAAATGAACGTCACGCCGCTGGTGGACGTGATGCTCGTGCTGCTGGTGGTGTTCATCGTCACCGCGCCGCTGATGACCAACGCCATCAAGGTCAACCTGCCGAAAACCGACGCCGTCGCCGCCGCCGCCGACAAGAAAGACCCGGTGGTGGTCAGCGTCGATCAGGACGGCAAGTTCTACCTGGCCAAATCCGAAGTCGCGCCGGAATCCCTGGAGCTCAGCCTCAAGGACGTCAAGGCCAAGGACCCGGAGGTCCGTGTACAGCTGCAGGCCGACACCAACGTCAACTACGGCCAGGTGGCCAAGGCGATGGCGTCGATCGAGCGCTCGGGCATTACCAAAATTTCAGTGATGACCTCGAAATGATCGGCCCATGACCCGCACTTGATCTGCACCTGAAGCAGGCGCCGCACCCCGCTGCGGCGCTGCACACCCTACTCCCGATTCACCGCCGTCCGGTTTTTTGCCTCGGAGGGGAGCGGCTTGCTTGAAATAAGGAAATTCCCGACCGCCATCACCGCGTCGGAGCAACGAGGGCTCACAAGGCCATTTCAATAACATCTGGAATAAGTCGGAAACTACCATGCTGATGAGCTTTCCCGGTTTTACCCTCAAGCCCCTTGTTGTTGCCGTACAACGCCACCCCCGTGCGCTGATTTGCGCACTGGCGGTCGGCATGAGCCCGGCCTATGGCGCAGAAAACACCGATGGCGCCAGCGAAGCTGCCGCACCAGCCTCCGCTGCAGCGCCTGCGACCACGCAACTGCAACGGGTAGAGGTAACGGGCTCGGCGATTCGCCGGGTCGATGCCGAAACGGCGGTGCCTATTACCATCCTGCGCGCCGATGATCTCAGGAAACAGGGCGTCACCACGACCGCCGAACTGGTTCAGCGCATCACTGGCAGTCAGTCCATCAACAACAGCGCAGGCTCCGTGGGCTCAGCGACTGGCGGCGCTTCGTTCGCCGATATGCGCGGCATTGGCGCGAACAAAACCCTGGTGCTGCTCAACGGTCGTCGCCTTGCCAACAACGCGCTGTCGGGCACCAACTCGGCAGGTGGAGCGGTCGATCTGAACATGATCCCGTTCGCCGCCATCGAACGCGTGGAAGTGCTGCGTGACGGAGCATCGGCGTTGTACGGCACCGACGCCATTGGTGGCGTGATCAACTTCATCACAAAAAAAGCGCTGACCGACGGCTCGCTTAGCCTCGGTGGCTCGTCCCCTACCGCTGCCGGCGGCGGTGACACCAAAGACATGAGCGCCAGTTGGGGCTACGGCGATCTGGAGGAACAGCGTTTCAATGTCATGGGCGTGTTCAACTACAACACCCAAGGCAACCTCGCTGCCCGTGACCGCTCGTTTGCCAATAGCTACCAACCTGGCCGCGGCCTTGACCAGACCTCGGGGACCTCGTTCCCGGCCAACTACAACCAGGGCGACAATGCCAGCAACCCGTTGCTGGGGAGCAATTGCAGCGGCCCAGGCCAAGTACTGAGCCGTGGCCTTTGCCGCTTCGACACCAAGCAATACATTGATCTGGTGCCGCAGACTGAAAAAACGTCGTTCTTCGGTAAAGCCACTGGCAAGCTGGCCGACGATCATAACGTCAGCCTGGAGTACTTCTGGGCGCGCAACAACAACGCCACCGCCATTGCTCCGGCACCACTGACCGGCCAAAGCCTGGCCCCGTCTTCCCCTTATTACCCTGGGAACGGCATCACACCGCTACCCAGCAATTTCGCGCTCGACCCGACCCAACCTGTAGATCTCAACTGGCGTGAAACCGCTGCAGGCGGCCGCGAATCCAAAGACCAGAACACCAGCCAGCGTATTTTGCTGACCTTCGACGGCTTGGTTGGCGGCTGGGACTACAACGTCGGCGCCTCGTATAACCAGAACAAAATTCTCTCGTCCGTCACCAATGGTTACGTCAGCGACAGCGCCATGGTGGCCGGCCTGGCCAACGGCACTATCAACCCGTTCGGCGCCCAGTCCGCAGCGGGCCAGCAGTACATCGACGACGCGGCGTATCACGGCCAGTATTCCTCGGCAGTCGGTCGTGTAATGGCCTTGGACGGTCGAGTCAGCCGTGAAATCGGTGACTGGTTTGGCGCGGGCCCTTCCGGCCTGGCCTTGGGCGGTGAGTACCGTAAAGAGAAATTCCACCAGGACTTCAACCCGTTCGTCGATGACATCAGCAGCCTGGGCCTGGACTCAAACGGCAGCGTGACCGGTGACCGTACTGTAAAAGCTGAATACGCCGAACTGAACGTGCCCGTGCTCGACAGCCTGGAGCTGAGCGCCGCTATTCGTCACGATGCCTACAGTGACTTCGGCAGCACCACCAACCCTAAGTATTCGTTCCGCTACCAGCCGTTCAAGCAATTGGTGGTTCGCGGTGCGTACAGCGAAGGGTTCCGCGCGCCATCGTTGTATGAGCTTTATGCTCCGCAAAGCATTACCTTCACCCAAGCGTCCTACAACGACCCTCGCCTGTGTACCGGTGGCGTGGTGCAGCCTGGCGGCAACGCCGGTCGCGACTGCGGCCAGCAATTTCTTAGTCAGATCGGCGGCAATCCGGACCTGGCGCCTGAAAAAGCCCGTAACGTCACCTTCGGCTTTGTTTATCAGCCTGTTCGCGATTTGTCGGTGGGTCTGGACTTCTGGTGGGTTCACATCTCAAACCAGATCCAGGCGTTTCCGGAGTCCACAGTGTTCTCTGACTCAACGGCCTATGCCGACCGTTACGTGCGCAATGCCGACGGCACGCTGGCCAACATCATCGCGACCAACTCCAACCTGGGTAACGTCGATACCAACGGCGTGGACGTCTCGCTGGACTACCGCTTCCCGAACACGCCATAC encodes the following:
- a CDS encoding MotA/TolQ/ExbB proton channel family protein, which produces MNESISSMIVPGVLWALVVFSVLSWGLLLIKSAQYLRLKTQNKQFTKAFWAAPDLLTAAEHSTQYPGSLARIANSGFEAMAVDDTPRNTQQLAHTINRSDRLERNLRQQIQKERRALEAGQAILASIGSTAPFIGLFGTVWGIMEALQSIGASGSASLETVAGPIGHALIATGVGIAVAVPAVLIYNFFLRRLKLAVADMDDFAHDFDALAQRSAFAINRQAIASKHSQAVREAS
- a CDS encoding NAD-dependent protein deacetylase — its product is MPDVPDTHVDTLLHWMHDRSFVVLTGAGISTSSGIPDYRDSEGVRRGRQPMMFQEFLNAPEARRRYWARAMLGWPRVRVAQPNPAHEAIARLQQHDLISGVITQNVDTLHDQAGSHDVVELHGSLHWVLCLDCGQRTERDIIQLTLVEQNPYLAGVDAVQAPDGDTLLDPAFEERFQVPHCPHCGGERMKPDVVFFGENVAPPTAAKAMQRVEEAQGLLVVGSSLMAFSAFRLCRAIRDQGKPLIAINLGKTRADDLLNLKIEASCEVLLPALAERLLEA
- a CDS encoding DUF2817 domain-containing protein yields the protein MSHFFPDRPGYRQLRERFLAAATAAGARLSEYVHPMPGPFGETLTTDVAWLGDPDAQRVLVALSGTHGVEGYYGSDCQSRWLEGFDPRSLPEGVAILMIHLINPWGTAWMRRVNEDNLDQNRNYLDFSKPLPDNRAYADVHNIYACEQLRGPKRDHADAMFQAAIDARGWAGLMSVVEAGQYAFPDGLFFGGSEPSWSNRTLRAIVGRYLRDAEVVTCFDLHTGAGDYGHPMLMSIVESAYPALDDAKALFGPWLFTLITGANRVSETGVAATSTGYTSQMLLDALPGVHLMPFVIECGTYPGAAVHGHLRDDHWLHLHGDPLDETGRRIKEGLLEQFYPADPDWQEVAWVRTRQVWDRALAALPGIRCV
- a CDS encoding energy transducer TonB, with product MNDAVKTKAIPDPAPDALSMAWPRIPFKENTSRPGELSRTHVLILIAASVLIHGALWWYMQTAKADVPEVAPQVPEMTVELTSPTPPTPETPPEPPPPPPPPEPPPPPPPPPEPEQPVEDPDAAKPPPKPVEKPKVEKPKPVKKPEPVKKPTPPAPAAPAAPSTPAPAAPSPSPAPPAPAPAPAKESAAISGLASLGNPPPEYPGAALRKGMEGRVILRIKVLPNGRAGTVEVTKSSGKQVLDDAAVETVRNWKFVPAKRGDTPIEGFATQTIDFKLPE
- a CDS encoding ExbD/TolR family protein, coding for MSFSTQDSDEVLSEMNVTPLVDVMLVLLVVFIVTAPLMTNAIKVNLPKTDAVAAAADKKDPVVVSVDQDGKFYLAKSEVAPESLELSLKDVKAKDPEVRVQLQADTNVNYGQVAKAMASIERSGITKISVMTSK
- a CDS encoding TonB-dependent receptor; translated protein: MLMSFPGFTLKPLVVAVQRHPRALICALAVGMSPAYGAENTDGASEAAAPASAAAPATTQLQRVEVTGSAIRRVDAETAVPITILRADDLRKQGVTTTAELVQRITGSQSINNSAGSVGSATGGASFADMRGIGANKTLVLLNGRRLANNALSGTNSAGGAVDLNMIPFAAIERVEVLRDGASALYGTDAIGGVINFITKKALTDGSLSLGGSSPTAAGGGDTKDMSASWGYGDLEEQRFNVMGVFNYNTQGNLAARDRSFANSYQPGRGLDQTSGTSFPANYNQGDNASNPLLGSNCSGPGQVLSRGLCRFDTKQYIDLVPQTEKTSFFGKATGKLADDHNVSLEYFWARNNNATAIAPAPLTGQSLAPSSPYYPGNGITPLPSNFALDPTQPVDLNWRETAAGGRESKDQNTSQRILLTFDGLVGGWDYNVGASYNQNKILSSVTNGYVSDSAMVAGLANGTINPFGAQSAAGQQYIDDAAYHGQYSSAVGRVMALDGRVSREIGDWFGAGPSGLALGGEYRKEKFHQDFNPFVDDISSLGLDSNGSVTGDRTVKAEYAELNVPVLDSLELSAAIRHDAYSDFGSTTNPKYSFRYQPFKQLVVRGAYSEGFRAPSLYELYAPQSITFTQASYNDPRLCTGGVVQPGGNAGRDCGQQFLSQIGGNPDLAPEKARNVTFGFVYQPVRDLSVGLDFWWVHISNQIQAFPESTVFSDSTAYADRYVRNADGTLANIIATNSNLGNVDTNGVDVSLDYRFPNTPYGQFGLGLQGTYVDAYDFQSTIKGPYTDKVGDFQGDGVIARWKHNLTASWNLGPARATLTNRFTTGYNDYDRDTNARVASYSVWDVATGYTFEKVLDVDVGMRNMFDRNPPFTNQAYNFQSGYDPRYTDPLGRTLFARATYHF